A segment of the Solanum lycopersicum chromosome 9, SLM_r2.1 genome:
tatttttccatatttttttgaaagtttcCAAAAATAGATATGAGGAGTTACACTATCATATTGATGCAAATTTCCAATGATTGGCAAACCTAAAGGACCTGGTGGTAGATTGGTATTTCTACTTATTTTGGTTTTGTTAAGTAGAAAAATGAGAATAATAAGAAAAGCTACTAAAAGTAATAGAAACAACATCATGATTTTGTTGTGACACTGCCAAATGCAACTTCGAATGTAACCTATAAATAGATCTTCTATATGATGAATTGCTtttatacacattttttttttggttcaaatGAAATAAGTAATATTTGAGAATGACATCACTACTTAATCTCGAAGCTAACCATCACCTCGGGTTGTGAATCTCGAAGTTTGTTTAGGTACGCAATGAcacaactttttaaatattttttagaatataatgtctcaaaatataattaagtaaataaaagtattttaattttaataattatatttttagatagATAACCACGAGGTCGGAGGTCCAAGCTTTCCTTCTAgcgatttttattttattataatattaataaaagacCGCTAGACACCGTCTAGGGTTGAAAAAAAGTGTTTAGATAGATAATTGTACTCAACAAAATAGCAAAAcgtacttttaaaatatatgattgttCTTCGGAATTCATGCTAGGGGTGGTAATTAAGCGTGTCAGGTCAACTTTGAGTGGATCATAATGAATTAAGACATCAATCAGGTCAAGATTTAACCCAACTCGAATTTGCTTAGGTCAAAACGAATTAGGTAACAAATTATATGACAAATCAAaacccaatatatatatatatatatatatctgatTCCACCTCTGGGCCCATATCAGATTTAGCATGAAAGCGATAAGGTTATAACACTTCCGAACAATTTTGGATATGTATAgaattctttgatttttttctaaatttatgttCTTTAAGAAAGTAATAATTATCTTATAATTATAACGCATTGTTTTTAGTAAGATACaaagttttgatagttttataATTATCTTCTTGAACAAACAATGATTACGCATaagttttcataattaattagtccaattataaattttcctttaaattatttagtaaAGTTGATAAAGATATTATGAATCAAAACTTAGTCTGCTTTAATTGAACACCTGAATTTACGATAAATTATTAGACCTTTTTAGCTCATACTTCAGTaagttttttcatatatttataaaatgtgCATTACATAAATAAGTTTAGCGTATATAAATGAATTTGGCAAAATTTAGACACGCATCAATTATGTTATCTATCTTTAGATTAGTTCGATGAGTTTATATGAAGAACGTTTGCAAACTTGGATATATACGTCTTCTAGACGCTACTGCGCATAATACAACCAAATTCACACCGGATAGACACATATTTAGGATATTATTGCGGTCGCAGATCTAGAAGGTTGGTTACGGATTTATATgtcttattgttgttgtttagattatatatttatatatgtatatcaaaaattcatttattattgTAGATTTATAGAATCAACTTGAAGTTGTTGTAagaaattcattaactttaaatgTTAGAATCAATATTTTTAGAATGTAAGGGACTTTGAGTTTGAAATTATAAATCACATCCTGTTTGATCTCTTGATTCAATGGGTTCAGAGgcaatacattttaaatttgtaggtTCAGAATTTGAATAATAATTTCAGGTGCTAGTAACTGGATTTtaaatttagtatatatatatatatatttgagggataatgcacaagtatcccctcaatctatgcccgaaatatcagagacacacttatactatactaaggttctattacccctgaacttattttataagtaattttctacccctttttagcctacgaggcactagtttgaaaaaaaaagtcaaccatcctTGGgccccacaagatagtgccacgtaggtcgaaaagggtaaaaaattattaataaaatatgttcaggggtaataggaccttagtatagtataagtgtgtctctgagatatcggacataggttgagggggtacttgaaCATCATCCCTATATTTGATGAAGTTCTTAGTATTAATATATTGTTTGACCAAAAGTTACATAAGAGGTCTTTGATCCCCCTTATATGATTTTGAGTAGTCCTTTCCATCTTAGCAAATTTTTGGGATTAAGTTAGatctaatatttattttcttattatattattcaaGTCATACTGGTTCCAATTTATTGTTTTCGAAAGTGGAACCTCCCATTTTATATTGTACATTCTCTAAATGTACAATTATGAACATACCCCACTTTGATGGAATTAGGGTACTTGATCTCCTTTTATGATCTTTATTACGTTCCACGTCTATAGGCtaaggaaaatatcaaagaCATATATCACCTACTAAGAGCCCATATGGGATGGCTGAAAAACTCAAATCGAATGATttctaagttaaaaaataaaaagtaaggaAAATTCTAACTActgtttttatctttttaacgTAAAATCATGCATAAGAAAAgagtatttttcatttatataccTACACATCATTACTTACTAAAATTGCTCTAATCAACAACAATATAATGAAACGTATATGAATATCTTCTTTCGAAATTAGTACAACactattttgaataattaatgtttgataaaaaaattaacttattataaaCTCAAAGAACAAGCTGTCTATTCATTTGGAGAATATTCTTTGGCTTGATTTAATTCATAAAATCGAAAAAGAcagttatatttataatttaaaaagttgaaaagGGGGTGACACtcttataaatattcatattcttatttcacattttatttgttccatatatatatatatatatatatatatatatatatatatatatatatatatatatatatatatatatatatatatatataagagttaGGATTAAAATGAAgtctatttttctttactatatatatagtagTTTCTGAATAAATGTTTGTGTCGATATCTTTTATCTTTATTCCAAAAGTTAATTTTCAGTCAAATACCTATAGAAGATGTGATACTAGTATACGGCTCTACAATTGCAACATCAAGTACAATACCTACATAAACttgattttttgattaattatataaaaaattgagtgaattaaaatgaatgaatcatTAACCTGTACCAATTTAAAAGAGTTGACCAACAAGGATTGTAGTGGAGTTGTAATGTGCACGAAGTCTTCTTTGTTAGAGAGCGCATTACCCaatataaaacttttcacgTGAATTCGAATTTAGTCAGATTTCAATATGAATACACAAAATTAACACAAATCGAGTTGGCTTGACCATATGTTCAATGATTAAATGGGAACAAGTCAACAAACTCTCATTAGTAAGTACATGCGTAGAAGTAACATAAATTTAGCTTTAAAAGGAACACGTCACTTGAGAAATTTGTAGTACTTTAATATAAAGTTTAACATAACCTTTAAAAAATGTacattaattcaaataattatgaaTGAAACACATTTTCAtgacaaaatattaatattttgactttaatTTCCACTCTATCTGCACAATCACGTCTCTATTCATTATCACATTTTTTCAGTTTCTCACATTAATGAAgcaatgtattttttattttcaaagtattgtaCCGTCTTCGTCATGAATAGCACAATATTCAGAGGAATAAAAATGTAGTActaatttgtaattttgtattaaataaataaatatattttgactttaaatCATATGCTAGTggcaaaagaaaaattgaaatatctttctGAAAAAAATTCACCGCCATACCATTTTAATCATTTAagttgtgaaaaataaaagggTTAAACAGTTTAATACAAGGtctataaatagaaatatatttgagatatatatgatatcaataactagaaaaaaatgattatgataatttttattcttttagtaACTCTTCCTATTGTACTCAATTTCCTAGCAAAAAAGGATAGGAAAAATGTTATGCCACCTGGTCCTTTAGGGTTACCATTTATTGGAAATTTGCATCAATACGATGGTTTAACCCCTCATATTTATTTTTCGAAACTTGCcaagaaatatggaaaaatattttcattaaaactTGGTTCTACTCCAATAGTTGTAATTTCTTCAGCAAAATTAGCAAAAGAAGTGTTAAAAATACAAGATTTAACATTTTGTAGTAGACCTTCTTTTCTTGGTCAACAAAAATTGTCTTACAATGGTCGTGATATTGGCTTTGCACCTTATAATGACTATTGGAGAGAAATGCGAAAAATTTGCGTTGTTCATTTGTTCAGTTTAAAAAAAGTACAATCCTTTAGTCCGGTTCGTGAAGATGAAGTATCAAGAATGATCACGAAAATATCTCAACAAGCAACTGCTTCtcaaattacaaatttaagtaatttagTGATTTCACTAACGAGTACTATTATTTGTAGAGTTGCTTTTGGTATTAGATATGACGAAGAAGCGCATGAAAAGAGGAGATTTGATGAACTTTTAGCAGTGGCACAAGAAATGATGGCGCGGTTCTTTTTCACGGATTATTTTCCTATGTTTGGTTGGCTTGACAAAGTATTTGGAAATATTAGTAgacttgaaaaaaattgtaaagaaTTAGATGAGTTTTATGAAGAACTCATTGAACAACATCTTAATCCCAATAAGCCAAAATCCATGGAAGGAGATATTATTGATCTTTTGCTACAATTGATGAAAGAGCAATCAACTCCCATTGATCTCACTTTGGACAACATAAAGGCAATTCTCATGGTAAGTTATCAACTATACATGTCTAGTATAACCAATATATGCATATAGATAaaagaatttaagttatatatacaataatagTATACATGTATACACAACTATTTTTATGACAATCCCTTTCATTTTCCTCTAAATTTGATTGTTTTGTAGAATATATTTGTTGGTGGAACAGACACTAGCGCGGCTACAGTAGTATGGGCAATGACAGCCTTGATGAAGAATCCAAAAGTCATGAAGAAGGTTCAAGAAGAAATTAGAAAATCAATTGGGACCAAAGGCTTTGTGAATGAAGATGATGTTCAAAACATGTCTTATTTCAAAGCAGTGATAAAAGAGACATTTAGATTATATCCACCAGCTCCAATCCTAGTACCAAGAGAAACAATGAAGAAATCCACACTAGAAGGGTATGAAATTCAGCTAGGAACTATAATTCATGTGAACTCGTGGGCTATTGCAAGGGATCCTGAAGTATGGGAAAATCCAGAAGAATTTATGCCCGAGAGATTCTTGAATAGTGACATTGATTTCAAAGGCCAAGATTTTGAGTTGCTTCCATTTGGTGCAGGACGAAGAGGTTGCCCAGGTACTTAACGGACCTagctattatatattatacgtGAAAATCTTGTATGTTGAAATTTAAGTTTTGAATTCGTCTCTATAGGTATTGCACTTGGTGTTGCGACGGTGGATCTTATGCTTTCAAACCTTCTCTATGCATTTGATTGGGAATTGCCTTGTGGGATGAAGAAAGAAGATATTGACACAAATGTCATGCCTGGAATTACTATGCATAAGAAAAATGATCTTTGCCTTGtcccaaaaaattatttctagaTTTGTTACATCTTTAGTCATAATTTTATATCTActaaattcatcaataattgaGAATAGTGTTTCTCATCACTTATGTTTAATATATGGTGTGGCTTGCCTCTTTAATTTTCATTGTAATTTTGTTGCTATTTTCTAATAAAGAGTTGTGTGTTTTCATCTAAAATATTTCGGTGTATGTATTCTTGGTTCAATATATGTTACATAAAACTTTCAATTTCACAATACATAAACTTgttccaaaataaataaacatgaaaaaaaaataaaaatatgaatggaGTGGATTAGTAAGATAAAATAGacaccttattttttttttataaaaatagcttaaaataaaattagatttcaacaaaatttaatgaaaaaaatatttaaattgattgGGTGACTATTtaagtatttaaatattatattgtaaataaaaaatataaaatgaaattaaagatattaataaatatcaaattttatatggAATATATTGTAATTCTTATCAAATTTcgagagtagttttctaaaattagttaacttaactatgtctatggTTATGATATTTGTTCATATGATTTAATTTTGATCTTTAAACTTTTAATATGACACGTGTCTCTAATCTAGACGTGCACTTGACGAAATGGAGGGAAGGAGTAATGGAGGAGAGCCGGATcccaattaaataaatagaaactttcacatatagccacttaaaaataattaattactcttgttatctatagtttgataattacagtttgtagctacatgttctATGGAGGATAAAGGCGAGctagattgggagagagagagagagagagagaggcgagagagagggggaaaagagtgggagaaaggtgaattgtatatgtatattggttagataattgtatattatacatatgtatttatatatatggcaagcaagattgggagagggaggagagagacgagcgaaaCTGGGAAAGaggggagagaggcgagcgaggttgagagagggaggagaaagGCGAGCGAGCGAggttgagagagggaggagaaaggcgagcgagagagggcagagagtgggagaaatatgaattttatatgtatataattgtatattatacatatacattttgtataaatgtataatgttagctgtgagtggtaattatagcaaattataattatgataagtaattaaataatataagtttgtTTAGCtgtataatttttccttaaataattttaatggaCTTTTTTTGGCCTAAACTAAgttgggaaaattgtatataatagcaaactaataacctaaaataaatggagtagctagggtttgatttaattgtgctccatagcaaatgtttgcaaaaaaattgtcagacgcctctctcccaaatatctcgctcgccactctcctccaatctcatactcgcttcctcactttttatacaaacacaagtgtataaaaattatttttaattgtataaagcagagaaaattgtataaatacacatatttttgttcccctctcccctcttccagatctcgctcgccactctcccaaacactcgctcgccaccctcgcctttctcacttatacaaacagaagcgaaatgtataaattgtgtttctgtttgtataaagtgtgagaaaattgtatatacacatgcaagtacatatattttcgtcatatacacttataattatacaataaaaatactcccttgcccagtttcttttgcctttctctctttatcgttttatacaattttcaaattgtatctaatttctcattttatacaattcgattcaattgtatattccttgtcaagtctcttttgtctatttctctttctcattttatacaaattcaaattgtatataatcattctatacacttataataatacaatacaattcgttttatacaattcgtttttatacagttctctgcccaagtgtctttctctttcttgttttattatacaatttgcttcaactgtatatgtataacgaattatacagtttctatgtttgctatgaagcgcaattatacaaactttgctatagcatacaaatatgaattttttatttgctatatgtgaaatttGTCCAACTAAGTTTGCCCAAACACAAACCAACACTTGGGAGGACGTATTAGATGagatgtataaaaataatattttaattatttctatataaaTTAGCATAATTAAaaccttttttcttatttaatactACAagtaaacatttcaaaaataagGTTAAATTGGAGGTATTGGTGTATAATCCGTACTTATTTAGCCTATTTTGTTCAGTCTATTTTGATTCAAAGTAAAATTTCACACCGATTTATGTAATgtcatatttattaattcaatctattttaattaatcaaattcaaatttacgtCCATATATCACTCCCAAAATTAAACAGGCCCACCCTATTTATTAAGATACATTAAGTAATACCAAATGGTACACACAACCTTTTATAAGAAAGATTTATCCTATATCTCTCctccttttaacttttttttggcCACAAATTATTAGTCATTAGCACAAAGTATTACGTGTGATATCTCTTGACAAATTTTTTAATAACCAAAATTAATTACTTCGGGAAAAGGAAATAGCTTTCGCAAGTGGCgtttaaatttcaataattcACCATACCCAGTATTTACACAAAATCATCCAAAAGGACTAATGTGAATTATCTTAACGTGGTATGCGTCAAATAAATATATGGAACACATGAttgctaaaaaataaaagttatttttccatCCTTAATTTCGGTGGCCAATAAATTTTAGGATCTTTAACATAAATACTCGATAAATTTACTGATTCTTCTAGATGTAGATTATCCACCGTCATACATATACTATAGATAtctattgattatttttaaattatattatatttgttagacaacaatttaaattaattcactAATTTTAACTTAAGTTATTGAGTAGACTAACTttgattaatttctttttattttgttgcgTTACTTTCATGAATCGTGACCTGTGTCCCATTATTTCACATGTCATATTATATGGTTGTGGAATGATCTTTACATAAAAACAAAACATGAGtaattacaattacataaaagGTTAGAACTCTTGAATTGTGGTGAAAAAGCATCTAGTACATAACTAGCTCCATAAAATATCAAGCTATAAACAAGTAAGTAATTACTAATGAGTAAATAAAAAGAAGTATACAATTAGTAGTTAAAAAGATTTGTTACaaacaacagaaaaaaaaagagataagtTCAATGTCATAATTTCAAATAGGAGTGTACAAAAtcgaatcaaattaaaaaaagaaattttattagtggtttggtttgacttgatttgttattgaaaaaaatacgACTATATTTGAGTTGGTTtggttttaattaaaaaaaaataacccgacattatatatgtaattataaaattttattttatacataaaaaaatatttactttgacatcattttaaaatatttcttgtactatttcatagtttttatcttttaatatattatttcaagttcaaaatttagaatttgaaatggtccaataaagattatagttcaTAGATGTTGATAgttataataaaacttaaattaaaatcaaactaaaactaatgcaaaaaggaaatcaattcaacactaagaatgacaataatattgaatatttgttctttagttttacattggtttagacaattaaaatatataatctaatttaattttccttcaatatttaaaaatgtaactaatacttatttaaaaattcctaattaaaaatctaatttattaatatttatc
Coding sequences within it:
- the LOC101253427 gene encoding 5-OH-xanthotoxin synthase-like; translated protein: MIMIIFILLVTLPIVLNFLAKKDRKNVMPPGPLGLPFIGNLHQYDGLTPHIYFSKLAKKYGKIFSLKLGSTPIVVISSAKLAKEVLKIQDLTFCSRPSFLGQQKLSYNGRDIGFAPYNDYWREMRKICVVHLFSLKKVQSFSPVREDEVSRMITKISQQATASQITNLSNLVISLTSTIICRVAFGIRYDEEAHEKRRFDELLAVAQEMMARFFFTDYFPMFGWLDKVFGNISRLEKNCKELDEFYEELIEQHLNPNKPKSMEGDIIDLLLQLMKEQSTPIDLTLDNIKAILMNIFVGGTDTSAATVVWAMTALMKNPKVMKKVQEEIRKSIGTKGFVNEDDVQNMSYFKAVIKETFRLYPPAPILVPRETMKKSTLEGYEIQLGTIIHVNSWAIARDPEVWENPEEFMPERFLNSDIDFKGQDFELLPFGAGRRGCPGIALGVATVDLMLSNLLYAFDWELPCGMKKEDIDTNVMPGITMHKKNDLCLVPKNYF